A genome region from Nocardia sp. NBC_00565 includes the following:
- a CDS encoding MFS transporter yields the protein MPGDLGLHALTVRAVLFKGIGDLIPLYALYAVLFADHGLSTGQISALLAVWSVTAFLLEVPSGAWADTVSRRGLLVLSGVLLTAGFALWTVLPTYLGFALGFVLWGISGALVSGTFEALLYDELVARGARHAYPRIIGYARAASETAIVVAIVAATPLYIWGGYPLLGWSSVLFAAVHTLVALSLPSAPKAVSAADIEELEDDAVEGDSSGASKRHQPAGRVAEIAADVTAAERRARCAGRLDDIAEDDSIDSSISRRRVDSANPAVTATSIGPVVRKSTLPLFVDPNEEGRDGRAQRAVGGTATSDYRGAASDECATVSRPFVTYLSMLRTGVEEAIRVRVLRNGVMLGALLFGITAFDEYFALLAQEVGVATAIVPLLVGVTVLGSLVGSVLAGRTEGISARTMALAVGIGGVLFVGGALATGLAVRWPGAVYALAGLGFTAIGASYGIVYNASIVAGARLQDAIEGPARATVTSVSGLAAEVVALAVFGFAALATMWLSMSTTVALLGALLLAIALVTPSWLPQRSN from the coding sequence TTGCCGGGTGACCTCGGACTTCATGCGCTCACGGTGCGGGCGGTGCTGTTCAAGGGCATCGGTGATCTGATCCCGCTGTACGCGCTCTACGCGGTGCTGTTCGCCGATCACGGGCTGAGCACCGGGCAGATCTCCGCATTGCTGGCGGTCTGGTCGGTGACCGCGTTCCTGCTCGAGGTGCCGTCGGGCGCTTGGGCCGATACCGTGTCGCGGCGGGGGCTGCTGGTACTGAGCGGTGTACTGCTGACCGCCGGATTCGCGCTGTGGACGGTGTTGCCGACTTATCTCGGGTTTGCGCTCGGCTTCGTACTGTGGGGCATCTCGGGTGCGCTCGTTTCGGGAACGTTCGAGGCATTGCTCTACGACGAGCTCGTGGCGCGCGGTGCGCGGCATGCGTATCCGCGGATCATCGGATATGCCAGGGCCGCATCGGAAACCGCGATCGTTGTTGCGATCGTTGCCGCGACTCCGCTCTATATCTGGGGTGGTTATCCGCTGCTGGGTTGGTCGAGTGTGTTGTTCGCGGCGGTGCACACCCTGGTCGCGCTATCGCTGCCGAGCGCACCGAAGGCGGTGTCCGCGGCCGATATCGAGGAGCTGGAAGATGATGCGGTCGAGGGTGATTCGAGCGGTGCATCGAAGCGGCACCAGCCAGCCGGCCGTGTAGCGGAGATCGCGGCCGACGTGACCGCAGCTGAGCGACGGGCGAGGTGTGCTGGGCGATTGGATGACATCGCCGAGGATGACTCGATCGACTCATCCATCTCACGCCGACGAGTGGACAGCGCCAACCCGGCGGTTACGGCGACATCGATTGGTCCGGTGGTGCGGAAGTCGACGCTGCCTCTGTTTGTCGACCCCAATGAAGAAGGACGTGACGGTCGCGCGCAACGGGCGGTTGGTGGAACTGCCACGTCGGATTACCGCGGCGCTGCATCCGACGAATGTGCGACGGTATCCAGACCATTCGTCACATACCTGAGCATGCTGCGAACCGGTGTCGAGGAGGCGATTCGGGTGCGTGTCCTGCGCAATGGCGTCATGCTCGGCGCGCTGTTGTTCGGGATCACCGCATTCGACGAGTACTTCGCCCTGCTGGCCCAGGAAGTGGGTGTTGCCACTGCCATAGTGCCGTTGCTGGTGGGGGTCACGGTGCTCGGCTCGCTGGTCGGCTCGGTGCTGGCCGGTCGTACCGAAGGGATATCCGCGCGGACCATGGCTCTCGCGGTCGGGATCGGCGGCGTCCTGTTCGTCGGCGGCGCACTGGCCACGGGCCTCGCCGTTCGATGGCCAGGCGCGGTGTATGCGCTTGCGGGCCTCGGCTTTACGGCGATCGGCGCGTCCTACGGCATCGTCTACAACGCGAGTATCGTGGCCGGCGCCCGACTCCAGGACGCGATCGAAGGCCCCGCACGCGCGACCGTCACCTCGGTATCAGGCCTCGCCGCCGAGGTAGTCGCACTAGCGGTATTCGGCTTCGCCGCGTTGGCCACAATGTGGTTGTCGATGTCCACGACGGTGGCCCTGCTCGGCGCACTCCTCCTCGCCATCGCCCTGGTCACGCCCTCATGGCTCCCGCAACGATCCAATTGA
- a CDS encoding oxygenase MpaB family protein, with product MTHDDQLLPTPPLFTEFPFRYAVPVLAPGDLRCTAAQRDSFRRFAQVGDPLADNVVAMFKRLPVGEGRRMFEVAVERGIGALPDAPAELVAFFGQVEADPYWLDRTKIDRGARVVERTSVWGGIAMGMFALMGGYLAARADKTLVGTGDLDAMAPRRLAETTQWWLDVTTPGGLGRNQVGYKSVLRVRLMHALVRAGMNRRPDWDYQAWDHPVNQVLTVGTLGLFSMANLVGAQALGLRFSAGEKDAVFHLWRYVGFLLGIDAEILPTNETDTWRAFWILADTEFIPDDDSRRLAQALVPAAGGLFIGTDTAVQRLIRRAITSYMVAYSRIVLGPTNSDFLGLQNSKFFQSAVMATAVVNGALEVPRQLIPGATRCQEKLGARLRSRLVRGSIARNGGDRTYARHDTFASRDTALRAG from the coding sequence ATGACGCATGACGACCAGCTATTGCCCACTCCGCCGCTGTTCACGGAGTTTCCGTTCCGGTACGCGGTGCCGGTGCTGGCACCTGGCGATCTGCGCTGCACCGCGGCGCAGCGGGATTCGTTCCGCCGGTTCGCGCAGGTCGGGGATCCGCTCGCGGACAATGTGGTCGCGATGTTCAAGCGGCTGCCGGTCGGCGAGGGGCGGCGGATGTTCGAGGTCGCCGTCGAGCGCGGTATAGGTGCGCTGCCGGACGCACCCGCCGAGCTGGTGGCGTTCTTCGGGCAGGTCGAGGCGGATCCGTACTGGCTGGATCGCACCAAAATCGATCGCGGTGCCCGGGTCGTGGAACGCACCAGCGTCTGGGGCGGTATCGCGATGGGGATGTTCGCGCTGATGGGCGGCTATCTCGCCGCCCGCGCGGACAAGACGCTGGTCGGCACCGGCGACCTCGACGCGATGGCACCGCGCCGCCTGGCCGAAACCACCCAGTGGTGGCTGGATGTGACGACGCCCGGTGGGCTGGGACGCAACCAGGTCGGCTACAAGAGCGTGCTGCGGGTGCGGCTGATGCACGCGCTGGTCCGCGCGGGTATGAATCGCCGACCCGATTGGGACTACCAGGCCTGGGACCATCCGGTGAACCAGGTGTTGACCGTCGGCACGCTCGGGCTGTTCTCGATGGCGAATCTCGTTGGCGCACAGGCGCTCGGCCTGCGCTTCTCGGCCGGGGAGAAGGACGCCGTCTTCCATCTCTGGCGCTATGTCGGCTTCCTGCTCGGTATCGACGCCGAAATCCTGCCGACCAACGAAACCGATACCTGGCGCGCCTTCTGGATCCTCGCCGACACCGAATTCATCCCCGACGACGACTCCCGCCGCCTGGCCCAGGCCCTGGTTCCCGCGGCGGGCGGCCTGTTCATCGGCACCGACACCGCCGTCCAACGCCTCATCCGCCGGGCGATCACCAGCTACATGGTCGCCTACAGCCGAATCGTCCTCGGCCCCACCAACTCCGACTTCCTCGGCCTGCAGAACAGCAAGTTCTTCCAGAGCGCCGTCATGGCCACCGCCGTCGTCAACGGCGCCCTGGAAGTCCCCCGCCAACTCATCCCCGGCGCCACCCGCTGCCAAGAAAAACTCGGCGCCCGCCTCCGCTCCCGCCTGGTCCGCGGCTCCATCGCCCGCAACGGCGGCGACCGCACCTACGCCCGCCATGACACCTTCGCCAGCCGCGACACCGCCCTACGCGCGGGATAG
- a CDS encoding DMT family transporter, with protein sequence MARAKVGLAFGFCIGAGVAVQGRINGALGVRLQDGIAAACISFGLGLVVLVIAFAISRRLRAGLGRVRGAVSSGELRPWQLLGGLCGAFFVACQGLTVAAIGVTAFTVAAVGGQLLSSLVVDRLGLAPSGRTPVTMLRVGGAVLAMVAVVLAAAGRSGAPVGSAAVPEWLRTGPTALLVVLPALAGIGLAWQQAVNGRVGAVGGPFSATLVNFGVGTTALVAIEVCVLVGTGWPTEFPSEPWLYLGGLIGVAFIALAALAVRWIGVLLLGLTSIAGQLLASVTLDILTPTGAGLSRTAAIGCALTFVAVLVATRSRT encoded by the coding sequence ATGGCGCGGGCGAAGGTGGGGTTGGCCTTCGGGTTCTGTATCGGGGCCGGGGTGGCGGTGCAGGGCCGGATCAATGGCGCGTTGGGGGTGCGGTTGCAGGATGGGATCGCGGCGGCCTGTATCAGTTTCGGACTCGGGCTCGTGGTGTTGGTGATCGCCTTCGCGATCAGTCGGCGGCTGCGTGCTGGGCTGGGGCGGGTCCGGGGGGCGGTGTCGAGCGGTGAGCTGCGCCCATGGCAGTTGCTCGGTGGGCTGTGTGGTGCGTTTTTCGTTGCGTGCCAAGGACTTACGGTGGCCGCGATCGGTGTCACCGCCTTCACTGTCGCTGCGGTCGGCGGCCAACTGTTGAGCAGCCTGGTGGTGGACCGGCTCGGATTGGCTCCGAGCGGCCGCACCCCGGTGACGATGCTGCGCGTGGGTGGCGCGGTATTGGCCATGGTCGCGGTCGTTCTCGCGGCGGCGGGACGCTCCGGTGCTCCGGTCGGGTCGGCCGCGGTGCCCGAATGGCTGCGTACCGGACCCACCGCACTGCTGGTCGTCTTGCCCGCGCTCGCCGGTATCGGTCTGGCCTGGCAACAGGCGGTCAACGGCCGAGTCGGCGCGGTCGGCGGTCCCTTCTCGGCGACCCTGGTGAACTTCGGCGTCGGCACCACGGCCCTAGTCGCCATCGAAGTCTGCGTCCTCGTGGGCACCGGCTGGCCCACCGAATTCCCCAGCGAGCCATGGCTCTACCTCGGCGGCCTCATCGGCGTCGCCTTCATCGCCCTTGCCGCTCTCGCCGTCCGCTGGATCGGCGTTCTCCTCCTCGGCCTCACCTCGATAGCAGGCCAACTCCTCGCCTCGGTCACCCTGGACATCCTCACCCCAACCGGCGCCGGACTATCCCGCACCGCCGCAATCGGCTGCGCCCTCACCTTCGTTGCGGTCCTCGTCGCTACACGTTCGCGAACCTGA
- a CDS encoding TetR/AcrR family transcriptional regulator — MATTSRSYGGVPIEQRRARRRAALLDAALEIIGTSGFAKLTVSGLCTQAKLSERYYYESFSDLDTVFSELFDGIVDEIGQAVVTAFMTPSRDIRAKTRAAIAAAIDLIADDPRKARIATVEAQLHPALLTRRAEVMRSFANIMMAVCAEEIGADVVESAGEQAEFAATHLLGGLWETTNSWLSGTLTITRETLINSSTDQFLRTASHLIGTPLP, encoded by the coding sequence ATGGCTACTACCTCGCGTTCCTATGGCGGCGTACCGATCGAACAGCGCCGCGCACGTCGACGTGCCGCGCTGCTGGACGCGGCCTTGGAGATCATCGGAACCTCGGGTTTCGCCAAGCTGACCGTCTCCGGACTGTGCACCCAGGCCAAACTCTCCGAGCGGTACTACTACGAGAGTTTCAGCGACCTCGACACCGTGTTCAGCGAGTTGTTCGACGGCATCGTCGACGAGATCGGTCAGGCCGTGGTCACCGCATTCATGACGCCGAGTCGCGACATCCGCGCCAAGACCCGAGCCGCCATCGCCGCGGCCATCGACCTGATCGCCGACGACCCGCGCAAGGCCCGCATCGCGACCGTCGAGGCACAGCTGCACCCGGCTCTGCTCACGCGCCGCGCCGAGGTGATGCGCTCGTTCGCGAACATCATGATGGCGGTCTGCGCGGAAGAGATCGGCGCGGACGTCGTCGAAAGCGCGGGCGAACAAGCCGAATTCGCCGCCACCCACCTGCTCGGCGGCCTCTGGGAAACCACCAACAGCTGGCTGTCCGGCACCCTCACCATCACCCGCGAAACCCTCATCAACAGCTCCACCGACCAATTTCTGCGCACCGCAAGCCACCTCATCGGCACCCCCCTCCCCTGA